The genomic stretch GCCGGATGTTCCGCCCGGCGCTCCTCGGCCGAATGGGACGGCCTTCCTGGTGGGGCCGGACTTGGCGGCCACGGCGCTCCACGTTCTCGAGGGGCATACGACTGTTTCCCTACGCTTCACTGAGACAGGAGAAGAGAGGACCGCGGACCTCATCTGGAAGCATCCTTGGGGACATGACGTGGCAGTCCTCCGATTGAGGGCGCGTTGTGATTGGCCAAGGTTGGCCTGGGGGGAGGGGACGTTTGCTGGGGATGGCTGGGCTTCTTTCGGCTATCCAGCGGGGCTCTTCGATGGCCACCTGTTGAGAAACGAGAAGGTCGCGGACCCCGAGCACCTGATTGCCCAGTACAACCAGCGATTCCTTCATCTGGAGACGCGGTTGGCCAAGGAGAGCCTCGGGGGATTCAGCGGGGCGCCGGTCGCAGTCGACGGATGCGTCGTTGGCATCATCACGGCGCAACTCCAGCGCAGACTGTTCGACTCTCAGTCCGCCGATCCCACTGTTTCGCCGCCATCTCCGCAATGGCGTCTTTCGCTTGATACTCTATATGCGTTGCCCGTGACGCTGTTGAACGAATGCTTCGCGCTTGCCGGGGAGGCTCGGAAGCCCCGACCGCGGGGGCTGGAGCAGCTTCTCGCGCTCTTTGATGATCCTCGGTGCGAGGGGCAGTGGGTGGTGCCGACATTGTCGAATCTCGATACCGGTGCGCAGATGCCCGCGACTGAGTTCGCGTCGCGGGTCTGGCAGTCGCCTCGGGCCCTGTTCGGGGTCGAGGCGCCGAGTGGCTCCGGAAAGTCGACGTTGATCGAGTTCCTCGGACGTCATGCCATGCAGGCGAATGTGGCCGGCCCAATCGACCTGGTACCGCTCTATGTCAATGCGGCCTCCTGGGTTGACGCTCCAGACAGTGACGAGATTTTTCATTTCGCGGTAAGGCAACGCGCGCGGCGAAGGGGACGCGGCTGCGAGCTGATCAATCCCGGCTTCTATACCCGATGGCCTGATGAATTCGGAATCCGGTTCATGGTGTTGGTCGAGGGGCTTGATGAACTCGACCTGAAGCAGCAAAGGGCGTTCGAGCCGCATCTGCAGACCTTCGCGAGCAATGTCGGGCGAGGCGATGCGCTGGTCCTGGTGACACGCTCGCGAACGAAAGTTGTGTCGCGAACACTCGCGAATGAGCTCGCCTGGCATTCAATCCTGCCATTCAGCGACGAGCAGCAGCGACAGGCCGTCGAACGTTGGCAGACTGCCGTATCCAGGGATGGCGGGCGAGAAGTGCTCAGCGCGTTGCCGGACACGATACGTCAACACCCCCAGTGGCTGGCGGTCGCGCTGGCTGCCGCGTCCGGTTCGGCGGCGAGGTCACGCCCCGTTCCTGCGCATGTTACCGCGCTGTATTCGGAATATGAGCGGCACGCGTTACCGGAATATGCACTCGAGGATACAGCGGAAGCCTCGTTTCAACGTGCGGCATTGCAGACTTTCGCGTTGTGGTCGATTCAGAATCGTCGCACGGACATCCAGCTCTTCAAACGCGAACGCTTGGGCGTTCTCGCCGCGCGGCTGGATGAGTCGCCCGCGCGTGCTCAAACAGGATTTGGCCGTCTGATGGACGACCTCGCTGCTCGTCGGAATCTGCTGCAAAAGGATGGAGATCGCGTCGTCTGGAGGCATGCCTCCATCCAGGCGTATTTCGCGGCGAGCGCTCTCGTCTCCTCCAACGAAGAGGTGCGCAAGGCCCAGGCGTTCAACGATCAAGACCCGGTGGATGTCCTCCTAGGGGATGTGACTTACAGCGAGAACGAGGTGAAGCTGTTTGCCGCGTCGATGTTGTGTGACGCGGACCGGGAGCGGTTGTTGAGCCTTGCTGGTTCAAGTCCGAAGGCCCGAAAGCTGGTGGCGGCCTCCGCTCCGTATGGATTTGAGCTCGCGTCGCATGGCCCGGCGTTGGCGAGTTCGCTCGTCTCTGATCTGCTCGGTCGACGTCAGGGCAAGTCGGCCTGCTCATTGCTGTGGGAACTCTATGATGGGGCGATGCCTGACGAACTCAGGTGCATGGTCAGTATCGGCAGGGATGCGACGGATGCGCTGGCGGACGCGTTCCATGGACTTCAGGACGTGTACTTCCTGGCGCGAGTCTTCTCGTCGGCACTGGCTCATGTGAGAGCATTCGATGCGCTCGAGAGCGTGGCCGCTGACTCCGCGTCTCACGCCGTCGTGAGGACGCAGGCGCTGCGTGCCTTGTTTGCCGCGGGGGCGGAGAATCATGTCAGGAATCTCTTGGAAAGGGTATCCTTCGTCGGCCCCATGAGGCGGATTGCTGAAGCGGCATGCCGTGTGCTGGTGCCCGGGTTGGCATCTCGTCTTGGTCTCGGCCCAGTGGATGATTTTCGCCGCTCGGAGTGTGGAGGCGTGTTCTGGCTGGCGGTGGCGGCGGCCGAGGAGAACCGTCTCGCGGATGTCGTTGAACAGGTCGTGCGTGGCGGCTTCTCGCTTTCAGATGTCGAGGCGTTGCTCTCAGTCGCGGAGCGCTACGAGATGCTGGATGCGCCATGCCTCAGCCAGATCGAGGGTGCTGTCTCCGTTTCCACCCGACTTTTGGCTCATGCTCGTGAGCGCCAGTCCATCAGGGCCAACCCGCTCAACCTGCTGCATGAAGAGGGAGAGCCGCCGAACACCGCCAGGCTGGATGCCGCATGTCTGAACATCCATGCCTGGGCGGAGGGGCGCATGATCGGGAAGCTTCGTTTCGTGGTGGAGAAGGAATCCACGCCGGAGTTGCGCGCCCACGCGGTCAAGGGGCTCGCCAACATCGGGGCGGCACGGACACTCAGGTCGCTGGGGCAATCGGGCGTGTATCCCACCGAGAAATACCTGGAGAGTCACGCGGACATCTGGTTCGGACGGATTGTTGGAATGGACCGGAGTGAAACGCCATGGTGGTGAAGCTCGGATGCTGGTCGTGTCGCGCGCATGTCGCCGACAGCGAAGGGGCGCCTAGTTTGTTCAAGTGCCGGCGTTGCCAACGCGACAACTTGTTCTGGTCACGCGTCATTGTCGATTGTTCATCGTGTGGGCGTGGCGTCTCGATTGATGTTCTCAACCAGAAGAGCGCGACCTGTAGTCGATGCCAGAAGGTGGTGCGTCCAACCTCCTTTGGGATTCATGGGATCGATCCCAACACGCCCTTCACGGCATTGGACGAAGGTCCGCTGAGTGACCATGAGGCTCTCCAGTGTCGGAAGGCTGGCTGGAGCGTTTCCTACTGGGAGGACGACGAGCTCGGCAATGAGGGTCCTTATGACGACATCTGGGCGCTGCATGACATCGCCGAGGGAGTTTTGAATCGCGTCGAGCGCTCATCGAAAAACAAAGTGCTTGCGATTCTGCCATGCTTTTTTCGTGATTATCCCGCGCTGCTGTGTTGGAGCAATGTCGTCCTTGGTCAGGGGGATACGGGAACCGCCAAGTTCATGGGGGCAGGTGGAAGCGCCAGGTTTCAGGCCGAGTTCGAGCGATTTCTGCATGTCCTGAAAATCTCTGTCGTTGTCGTTGCGACTCGCGCCGTCGCGGCATTGCTGGCGCAGCATCAGTTCTATGCGCGGTTCATGTCCATGCTCGCCGTCGCGGACACTCAGGAGACAGGCCTCCCGATTACTCGAGTTCCCGTCGTCTTGAGCGGTGTGAAGCGTCACGCTGTGGGGGTGATTTGGGGGCGCTCCACCGGTGAAAAGTGGCGCGTGAACAAGGTGAACGCGGATGGTACGGCGGACCTCGTGCAACTCACCTCTGACGGTGAACCGTCAGGGACGTTCGTCACCAGGCGAACCGAGGCGCATTTGCTGAGAACCGGGCTGACGCAGCGCCTGTTTTGACCTGCCATGCGTCGTCGTTCGACGGGCGCAATCCGTTGCGGCGCTGCTTCCTGCCAAGGGCCCCCATTCCAATGGACACGGCGCCGTCCCTTTGGGGGGACCGTTCCCATGCGGATGGAACTTCCGTGGGTTGAGGCGTGCCGAATTTGTGGGAGCGGGCTGTGCTGCCTCCCGGAACCGACGAGCTCCCAGAGGACTGTCAGGACGGCGGCCGCGTCGCGCCCTGGTCATGCGCGGCGGACGGCCCGAGGCTCAGCGTGCCTCGGGCCGGACGTAGACGACCACCTGGGGCGTCTCGTCCAGGTACAGGCCCATGGCCGGCGTGCGCGTGCCGAAGGCCTGCCACGTGAGGAACTCGTGCTCGCGGAACTCCTGGTGGTACTGGTACGCGACGATGTCCGCGTCGAACGGGCTGCCCACCGCGCGCAGGTCCTCGCGCAGCATGCCGTTGCGCTGGTAGTCGCGGAACGAACCACCGTGGACCTCGTGGAGGAACAGCCTCGCGCCGGGCTTCGCGTGGGCGTTGATCCACGGCAGCACGCCCGTGACGTGGCTCGACCAGAACTGCCGCTGCATTCCCAGCGTCGCCGCGCCCGCGGCCCCGCCCGCCAGCTCCGAATAGGCCGCCGTCCCGTACGGGAAGACGTGCGCCGAATACGCCAGCGCCGGCGCGAGGAGCACCGCGAAGACGGGCGCCGCCACCGCGGTCCACGGCAGTGAGGCCCAGCGCGTCCTCAGCCGCTCCCACAGCGCCGCGCACCCCCGCGCCACGGCCTCTCCGGCGAGCAGCCCGAGGAACACCATGGACGGGAACCAGTGCTTCACGCCGCCGAAGTGCGGCACCTGCGGGTGGCTGATGATGAGGATGGACGTCACCGCGTTCACCCCGACCAGCGCCTCCGCCATCGTCACCGGCCGCGTCACCCACGCGCGCGTGCGCTCGAATCGTGTCAGCCCCACGCGCGCCGCGAGCGCCACCAGCCCCGTCACCATGGGCGCGAACAGGCTGGTGGGCACCGTGAGCGCCGTCTTCACCACCACGTAGGCCAGGGGGAAGGGCGGCTCGCGCAGGAGGGTGCCCAGGTAGAACCAGGCGTAGTGGTTGTGCTTGGCGTGGAAGGCCAGGTACCAGGCCGTGCGGTCCACCGGGTGGTGCCAGAGATAGGGCCAGTGCAGGTAGAAGAGGATGGGGCCGAGCACCGCCATGGCGGCGATGGGCACCAGCGCCCGCGTCACCTCGGGACTCACCTTCTCCACGCCCTTGAGCAGCCACGTCCCGCCCGCCGCCAGCCCCGCGAACAGGAGCGTGTGCGGGCTGAGCAGCAGGAAGCCGCGCTGGAAGCCGTCCGCGCCGCCGAGCGACAACACCAGCAGCCCGTAGAACACGCCCACCGCCGCGAACAGCCCCACGAAGCGCAGGAGCCACGCGCGCGCCTCGGGGACCGCCTGGCTCGCCGTCCACGCGCGCCACAGCGCGAAGGGCGTCAGCACGAACGGCAGGAACAGCGCGTTGTGCTTGGTGGCCAGCGCCAGGCCGAAGGCCACGCCGCACCACACGCCCCACTTCACGTCCTCCAGCGCCCGCCAGAAGCCGTACACGACGAGCAGCCACAGGGCCGCCACCGGCACGTCGAAGCAGGACAGCTCCGCGTTGAAGTACTGGCGCGGCACCAACATGAAGGCGAGCGCGGCGAACAGGCCCGCGGTGCGTCCGTAGAGCGCGCTGCCGAAGAGGAAGCTCAAGGCCGGCACCAGCGCGGCCAGGGCGAACGCCGGCAGCCGGAAGGCCGTGGCCGACCGCATCCACCCCAACGTGTCGTGGAAGAGCAGGTGGCTCAGCCCGAACAGCGTCTTCATCAGCGCCGGGTGCTCGTGGTTGTAGTCCCACGCCCGCACGATGGCCGCGTCCGTCAGCGCCCGCGCGGGCGAATGCAAGAGCTGGCGGAACCAGCCCGCGTAGCCCTCCGCCGCCGCGAAGTAGACGCTCTCGTCACGCGTGAAGCCCACCGCGGACTCCGTCACCCACAGCGCCACGAAGGCCAGCACCCACAGGCCGAAGGCGGTCCACTTCTCGTCCCGCGTGGGCGCCCTGCCCGTCATGGCCTCGACCCCACCGCCGGCTCCACC from Myxococcus stipitatus encodes the following:
- a CDS encoding NACHT domain-containing protein, which encodes MRNEKVADPEHLIAQYNQRFLHLETRLAKESLGGFSGAPVAVDGCVVGIITAQLQRRLFDSQSADPTVSPPSPQWRLSLDTLYALPVTLLNECFALAGEARKPRPRGLEQLLALFDDPRCEGQWVVPTLSNLDTGAQMPATEFASRVWQSPRALFGVEAPSGSGKSTLIEFLGRHAMQANVAGPIDLVPLYVNAASWVDAPDSDEIFHFAVRQRARRRGRGCELINPGFYTRWPDEFGIRFMVLVEGLDELDLKQQRAFEPHLQTFASNVGRGDALVLVTRSRTKVVSRTLANELAWHSILPFSDEQQRQAVERWQTAVSRDGGREVLSALPDTIRQHPQWLAVALAAASGSAARSRPVPAHVTALYSEYERHALPEYALEDTAEASFQRAALQTFALWSIQNRRTDIQLFKRERLGVLAARLDESPARAQTGFGRLMDDLAARRNLLQKDGDRVVWRHASIQAYFAASALVSSNEEVRKAQAFNDQDPVDVLLGDVTYSENEVKLFAASMLCDADRERLLSLAGSSPKARKLVAASAPYGFELASHGPALASSLVSDLLGRRQGKSACSLLWELYDGAMPDELRCMVSIGRDATDALADAFHGLQDVYFLARVFSSALAHVRAFDALESVAADSASHAVVRTQALRALFAAGAENHVRNLLERVSFVGPMRRIAEAACRVLVPGLASRLGLGPVDDFRRSECGGVFWLAVAAAEENRLADVVEQVVRGGFSLSDVEALLSVAERYEMLDAPCLSQIEGAVSVSTRLLAHARERQSIRANPLNLLHEEGEPPNTARLDAACLNIHAWAEGRMIGKLRFVVEKESTPELRAHAVKGLANIGAARTLRSLGQSGVYPTEKYLESHADIWFGRIVGMDRSETPWW
- a CDS encoding ArnT family glycosyltransferase — translated: MTGRAPTRDEKWTAFGLWVLAFVALWVTESAVGFTRDESVYFAAAEGYAGWFRQLLHSPARALTDAAIVRAWDYNHEHPALMKTLFGLSHLLFHDTLGWMRSATAFRLPAFALAALVPALSFLFGSALYGRTAGLFAALAFMLVPRQYFNAELSCFDVPVAALWLLVVYGFWRALEDVKWGVWCGVAFGLALATKHNALFLPFVLTPFALWRAWTASQAVPEARAWLLRFVGLFAAVGVFYGLLVLSLGGADGFQRGFLLLSPHTLLFAGLAAGGTWLLKGVEKVSPEVTRALVPIAAMAVLGPILFYLHWPYLWHHPVDRTAWYLAFHAKHNHYAWFYLGTLLREPPFPLAYVVVKTALTVPTSLFAPMVTGLVALAARVGLTRFERTRAWVTRPVTMAEALVGVNAVTSILIISHPQVPHFGGVKHWFPSMVFLGLLAGEAVARGCAALWERLRTRWASLPWTAVAAPVFAVLLAPALAYSAHVFPYGTAAYSELAGGAAGAATLGMQRQFWSSHVTGVLPWINAHAKPGARLFLHEVHGGSFRDYQRNGMLREDLRAVGSPFDADIVAYQYHQEFREHEFLTWQAFGTRTPAMGLYLDETPQVVVYVRPEAR